The following coding sequences lie in one Aquabacterium olei genomic window:
- a CDS encoding DUF1365 domain-containing protein, which produces MSLAQATDLVGPVRPLIGFGQVRHTRLRPARHAFAYPSYFWMLPLRALARQPVDAVRRNARGWLSFHDADHGAGGPDALAWLDGLLREAGAWDEALTRGEVWLQTYPRVLGYAFKPVSFWYVHRADGVLHAIVAEVNNTFGERHCYLLQGPSLGWGSEQQAAKVFHVSPFCALGGQYRFRFLRTRDRVVARVDHDDAHGPLIETALSGALEPLTPRAVRRAIWRWPLMTWGVVARIHWQALKLWLKRVPFHTKPAHPPADFVSGSPAPSPQGPRTP; this is translated from the coding sequence ATGAGCCTCGCGCAGGCCACCGATCTCGTCGGGCCGGTGCGCCCGCTGATCGGCTTTGGCCAGGTCCGCCACACGCGGCTGCGTCCGGCGCGGCACGCCTTCGCCTACCCGAGCTACTTCTGGATGCTGCCGCTGCGGGCGCTGGCCCGGCAACCCGTGGACGCCGTGCGACGCAATGCGCGCGGCTGGTTGAGCTTTCACGATGCCGACCACGGCGCGGGCGGGCCGGACGCGCTGGCGTGGCTGGATGGGCTGCTGCGCGAGGCCGGTGCCTGGGATGAGGCACTGACGCGCGGCGAGGTCTGGCTCCAGACCTACCCCCGTGTGCTGGGCTATGCCTTCAAGCCCGTGAGCTTCTGGTACGTGCACCGGGCCGATGGCGTCCTGCACGCCATCGTCGCCGAGGTCAACAACACCTTTGGCGAGCGCCATTGCTACCTCCTGCAGGGCCCGTCGCTGGGCTGGGGCAGCGAGCAGCAGGCGGCCAAGGTCTTCCACGTGTCGCCGTTCTGCGCGCTGGGCGGGCAGTACCGATTCCGCTTCCTGCGCACGCGCGACCGGGTCGTGGCCCGCGTCGACCACGACGACGCGCATGGCCCGCTGATCGAGACCGCGCTCAGCGGGGCGCTCGAGCCCCTCACGCCGCGGGCGGTGCGCCGCGCGATCTGGCGCTGGCCGCTGATGACCTGGGGCGTCGTGGCCCGCATCCACTGGCAGGCCTTGAAGCTGTGGCTCAAGCGCGTGCCCTTTCACACCAAACCTGCACATCCGCCCGCCGACTTCGTCAGCGGCAGCCCGGCACCGAGCCCTCAAGGACCGCGCACACCATGA
- a CDS encoding nuclear transport factor 2 family protein, with the protein MSVTPLPTPPGSVAQQALPRVVAFFECLKAQDLGHLDRIYAVDASFKDPFNEVEGLLEIEAVFAHMFRALDTPHFVVRDRLAQGNQAFLTWDFRFRFKGDTVWQVVRGATHLRFDAHGLIADHRDYWDAAEELYEKLPVLGGLMRWLKRRAMRG; encoded by the coding sequence ATGAGCGTGACCCCTCTGCCCACCCCGCCCGGCAGCGTCGCCCAGCAGGCGTTGCCCCGGGTGGTCGCCTTCTTCGAATGCCTCAAGGCCCAGGACCTGGGGCACCTCGATCGCATCTACGCCGTGGACGCCAGCTTCAAGGACCCGTTCAACGAGGTCGAAGGCCTGCTCGAGATCGAGGCGGTGTTTGCCCACATGTTCCGCGCGCTCGACACGCCGCACTTCGTCGTGCGGGACCGGCTGGCGCAGGGCAACCAGGCCTTTCTTACCTGGGATTTCCGCTTCCGCTTCAAGGGCGACACCGTCTGGCAGGTGGTCCGGGGGGCGACGCACCTGCGTTTCGATGCCCACGGCCTGATTGCCGACCACCGCGACTACTGGGACGCGGCCGAAGAGCTCTACGAGAAGCTGCCCGTGCTGGGCGGGTTGATGCGGTGGCTCAAGCGCCGCGCCATGCGCGGCTGA
- a CDS encoding MFS transporter, with protein MSATPLPHAASARYGLLGLPLAFVAVPLYVVLPQHYGQTLGVPLSLLGAILLLTRLGDALIDPWLGGWVDRLLHRPARARGAVLASAAVLVLAFVALFFPPVQGQGALLGWCAGTLLVTFGAYSLASVAHLAWGTRLGGVPVQRARLVAWREGFGLAGVLLANVLATQAGPGWTAVALACTLVMGLLALWRGPTPSGHAADSQSVPSTSTLWRPWRFAGFRRLIALFLVNGIASAVPATLVLFFIHDRLQAPAWAPLCLGAYFLTGALSVPWWLRVLARLGPMRSWALGMALATAAFACVNALGAGDTTGYLLVCLAAGWALGADLTAPGTLLTGVVQRAGQAGQAEGAFAGWWQWATKLNLALAAGLALPLLQALGYTPGARDPEALLALGLVYGGLPCLFKLLALALCWRWRHHPALA; from the coding sequence ATGAGCGCCACCCCGCTGCCCCACGCCGCCAGCGCGCGTTATGGCCTGCTGGGTCTGCCGCTGGCGTTCGTGGCGGTGCCGCTGTATGTGGTGCTGCCGCAGCACTATGGGCAGACGCTGGGCGTGCCGCTGAGCCTGCTGGGCGCCATCCTGCTGTTGACTCGCCTGGGCGATGCCTTGATCGACCCCTGGCTGGGTGGCTGGGTGGATCGCCTGCTGCATCGTCCGGCTCGGGCCCGGGGCGCCGTGCTGGCGAGTGCCGCCGTGCTGGTGCTGGCCTTTGTGGCGCTTTTCTTTCCGCCGGTACAGGGCCAGGGGGCGCTGCTGGGCTGGTGTGCCGGCACGTTGCTGGTCACCTTCGGCGCCTACAGCCTGGCCAGCGTCGCGCATCTGGCGTGGGGCACGCGGTTGGGTGGCGTGCCGGTGCAGCGGGCGCGGCTGGTGGCATGGCGTGAAGGCTTCGGGCTGGCGGGGGTGCTGCTGGCCAATGTGCTGGCCACACAGGCGGGCCCGGGCTGGACGGCCGTGGCGCTGGCCTGCACCCTGGTCATGGGCCTGCTGGCGCTGTGGCGGGGGCCCACCCCGTCGGGTCATGCAGCGGACAGCCAGTCGGTCCCGTCGACCAGCACGCTGTGGCGCCCGTGGCGTTTCGCGGGATTCCGGCGGCTGATCGCGCTGTTCCTGGTCAACGGCATTGCGAGCGCCGTGCCGGCCACGCTGGTGCTGTTCTTCATCCACGACCGCCTGCAGGCCCCGGCCTGGGCGCCGCTTTGCCTGGGGGCCTACTTTCTGACGGGCGCGCTCAGCGTGCCCTGGTGGCTGCGCGTGCTGGCCCGGCTGGGGCCGATGCGCAGCTGGGCCCTGGGCATGGCGCTGGCCACCGCCGCCTTTGCCTGCGTGAACGCGCTGGGCGCGGGCGACACCACCGGCTACCTGCTGGTGTGTCTGGCCGCGGGTTGGGCGCTCGGGGCCGACCTCACGGCGCCCGGCACGCTGCTGACCGGCGTGGTGCAGCGTGCAGGCCAGGCCGGCCAGGCCGAGGGGGCCTTCGCCGGCTGGTGGCAGTGGGCGACCAAGCTCAACCTCGCCCTGGCCGCCGGCCTGGCCTTGCCACTGCTGCAGGCCCTTGGCTACACGCCCGGCGCGCGCGACCCCGAGGCACTGCTGGCCCTGGGGCTGGTCTATGGCGGCCTGCCCTGTCTGTTCAAGCTGCTGGCGCTCGCCCTGTGCTGGCGCTGGCGGCACCACCCGGCGCTGGCCTGA
- a CDS encoding glutathione peroxidase, with product MKPHALKRFMLVTAVCLSGPLSALAAPPPVSPSAPATCPALLDKTFPRLQDEKPQSLCQYSGRVVLVVNTASYCGFTKQYAGLEALYSRYKDRGLVVLGFPSNDFGNQEPGAAKEIAEFCNNTYGVKFPMFAKSSVRGSAANPLHKELIALSGTSPKWNFYKYLIARDGRSVSAYSSMTSPDDKEFVQDIERLLNQAR from the coding sequence ATGAAGCCACACGCCCTGAAGCGGTTCATGCTCGTGACGGCCGTGTGCCTGTCGGGCCCTCTGTCTGCGCTCGCCGCGCCGCCGCCGGTGTCCCCGTCGGCACCGGCCACCTGCCCGGCACTGCTCGACAAGACCTTTCCCCGGCTGCAGGACGAGAAGCCGCAGTCGCTGTGCCAGTACAGTGGCCGCGTTGTCCTGGTGGTCAACACCGCCAGCTACTGCGGCTTCACGAAGCAGTACGCCGGCCTGGAGGCGCTGTACAGCCGCTATAAGGACCGTGGCCTGGTGGTGCTGGGATTTCCGTCGAACGACTTCGGCAACCAGGAGCCCGGTGCGGCCAAGGAGATTGCCGAGTTCTGCAACAACACCTACGGCGTGAAGTTCCCGATGTTTGCGAAAAGCAGCGTCCGGGGCAGTGCAGCGAACCCGTTGCACAAGGAGCTGATCGCGCTCAGCGGCACGTCGCCCAAGTGGAACTTCTACAAATACCTCATCGCCCGGGACGGGCGCTCGGTGAGTGCCTACAGCAGCATGACCTCGCCAGACGACAAGGAATTTGTCCAGGACATCGAGCGCCTGCTGAACCAGGCGCGCTGA
- a CDS encoding SAM-dependent methyltransferase — protein MNRSTLLASSASTEPATPPRAVHDLPADAPQAARMVWRLLKRLRVGVLDVQWPDGSTAHFGEVRAGADGLRAGLRLHNWSMCSAALKSGDIGFAEGYIAGDWTTPDLTALLKVLIANREQIESAVYGRWWGRLAYRIRHLLNRNTRANSRRNIHAHYDLGNAFYRLWLDHTMSYSSAWFEGDLDQPMADAQHAKVRRALREAGVRAEGGGQRVLEIGCGWGGLAEIAVRECGAHVTGVTLSTEQLQWARDRMAGAGLSAWADLRLQDYRDIADEPFDAVVSIEMFEAVGKEYWGSYFQTLNRCLKPGGRACLQTITIRDDLFDRYVKSTDFIQQYIFPGGMLPSDAAFRAEAARAGLEVVNSLAFGPDYAETLRRWRAEFHRHIQQVQRLGFDERFQRIWEFYLAYCEAAFDMGNTDVVQYTLRKPG, from the coding sequence ATGAACCGCAGCACCCTCCTGGCTTCTTCTGCGTCGACCGAGCCCGCGACGCCCCCCCGCGCCGTGCACGACCTGCCGGCCGATGCCCCGCAGGCGGCGCGCATGGTGTGGCGCCTGCTGAAGCGTCTGCGCGTCGGTGTGCTCGATGTGCAATGGCCGGACGGCAGCACCGCCCACTTTGGCGAGGTACGCGCGGGTGCCGACGGGTTGCGTGCCGGTCTGCGGCTGCACAACTGGTCGATGTGCTCGGCCGCGCTCAAATCCGGTGACATCGGTTTTGCCGAAGGCTACATCGCCGGTGATTGGACCACGCCCGACCTGACCGCGCTGCTCAAGGTGCTGATCGCCAACCGCGAGCAGATCGAGTCGGCCGTCTACGGGCGCTGGTGGGGCCGGCTGGCCTACCGCATCCGTCACTTGCTCAACCGCAACACGCGGGCCAACAGCCGGCGCAACATCCATGCGCATTACGATCTGGGCAACGCCTTCTACAGGCTGTGGCTGGATCACACGATGAGCTACTCGAGCGCCTGGTTCGAGGGCGACCTCGACCAGCCCATGGCCGATGCGCAGCACGCCAAGGTGCGGCGTGCGCTGCGCGAAGCCGGGGTGCGCGCCGAGGGGGGCGGCCAGCGCGTGCTGGAAATCGGCTGCGGCTGGGGTGGCCTGGCGGAGATCGCCGTACGCGAATGCGGCGCACACGTCACCGGCGTGACGCTGTCGACCGAGCAGCTGCAATGGGCCCGCGACCGCATGGCGGGTGCGGGGCTCTCGGCCTGGGCCGACCTGCGGCTGCAGGATTACCGCGACATCGCCGACGAGCCCTTCGACGCCGTCGTCTCCATCGAGATGTTCGAGGCCGTGGGCAAGGAGTACTGGGGCAGCTACTTCCAGACGCTGAACCGCTGCCTGAAGCCCGGTGGCCGCGCCTGCCTGCAGACCATCACCATCCGCGATGACCTGTTCGACCGCTATGTGAAGTCGACCGACTTCATCCAGCAGTACATCTTCCCGGGCGGCATGCTGCCGAGCGACGCCGCCTTCCGCGCCGAAGCCGCGCGTGCCGGCCTGGAGGTGGTCAACAGCCTGGCCTTCGGGCCCGACTACGCCGAAACGCTGCGGCGCTGGCGTGCCGAGTTCCATCGCCACATCCAGCAGGTGCAGCGCCTGGGCTTCGACGAGCGTTTCCAGCGCATCTGGGAGTTCTACCTCGCCTATTGCGAAGCCGCCTTCGACATGGGCAACACCGACGTCGTGCAGTACACGCTGCGCAAGCCGGGCTGA
- a CDS encoding NAD(P)/FAD-dependent oxidoreductase, with product MKRIAIIGAGIAGLGAAHLLSQAPGARHVTLFEAGRHFGGHANTVDVTLPDASGRPVTHGVDTGFLVFNERTYPQLIALFKELRVATAASDMSFSVQIPDQAQGLAGLRAGLEWCGSSLNTVFAQRRNLVSPAFWRMLSDLLRFNRLTTELAQRGSEAALRQPIGAFLDEQGFSASFREGYLLPMVACIWSCPVHQMMQFPIATLIRFCHNHGLLQVANRPQWYTVSGGSRQYVRRILDGLADARLATPVERVQVLGEHGEAGVMVHTAAGGERFDEVVFACHSDQALTLLGAGATAPERDVLGAIGYHRNRAVLHTDTALLPRRPKAWAAWNYERAPTPTEEDRGVCLHYLINRLQPLPWTRPVVVSLNPLREPDPAQVLAEFDYAHPVFDQAAIDAQQALPGIQGRRSLWFAGAWTGYGFHEDGLKSGLLVADGLLAREGISAGAAPASRECVA from the coding sequence ATGAAACGCATCGCCATCATCGGCGCCGGCATTGCCGGCCTGGGTGCCGCCCACCTGCTGAGCCAGGCGCCTGGCGCCCGCCACGTGACGCTGTTCGAGGCGGGGCGCCATTTCGGCGGCCATGCCAACACGGTCGACGTGACCTTGCCGGACGCCAGTGGGCGCCCCGTCACGCATGGGGTGGACACGGGCTTTCTGGTCTTCAACGAGCGCACCTACCCGCAGCTGATCGCGTTGTTCAAGGAGCTGCGCGTGGCCACCGCCGCGTCCGACATGTCGTTCTCCGTGCAGATCCCCGACCAGGCGCAGGGGCTGGCGGGACTGCGCGCCGGGCTCGAGTGGTGCGGCTCCTCGCTGAACACCGTGTTTGCCCAGCGGCGCAACCTGGTGTCCCCGGCGTTCTGGCGCATGCTGTCCGACCTGTTGCGCTTCAATCGGCTCACCACCGAACTGGCCCAGCGGGGCAGTGAAGCCGCGCTGCGTCAGCCGATCGGCGCCTTCCTGGACGAACAGGGCTTCAGCGCGTCCTTCCGCGAAGGTTATCTGCTGCCCATGGTGGCCTGCATCTGGTCGTGCCCGGTGCATCAGATGATGCAGTTCCCGATCGCCACGCTGATCCGCTTCTGTCACAACCACGGCCTGCTGCAGGTGGCGAACCGACCCCAGTGGTACACGGTGTCCGGGGGCTCGCGTCAGTATGTGCGGCGCATTCTCGACGGGTTGGCCGACGCGCGGCTGGCCACGCCGGTCGAGCGCGTCCAGGTGCTGGGCGAACACGGCGAGGCCGGCGTGATGGTGCACACCGCCGCCGGCGGCGAGCGCTTCGACGAGGTCGTCTTCGCCTGCCACTCCGATCAGGCGCTGACCTTGCTGGGCGCCGGGGCCACAGCCCCCGAGCGCGACGTACTGGGCGCCATCGGTTACCACCGCAACCGGGCGGTCCTGCACACCGACACCGCGTTGCTGCCGCGTCGCCCCAAGGCCTGGGCCGCCTGGAACTACGAGCGCGCGCCCACCCCCACCGAGGAAGACCGGGGTGTGTGCCTGCACTACCTCATCAACCGCCTGCAGCCGCTGCCGTGGACCCGGCCGGTGGTGGTCTCGCTGAACCCGCTGCGTGAGCCGGATCCGGCCCAGGTGCTGGCCGAGTTCGATTACGCCCACCCGGTCTTCGACCAGGCCGCGATCGACGCCCAGCAGGCGCTGCCCGGCATCCAGGGGCGCCGCAGCCTGTGGTTTGCCGGCGCGTGGACAGGCTACGGCTTCCATGAAGACGGGCTCAAGTCGGGCCTGCTCGTCGCCGACGGCCTGCTGGCCCGCGAGGGCATCTCTGCAGGCGCGGCGCCGGCGAGCCGGGAGTGCGTGGCATGA
- a CDS encoding DUF3833 domain-containing protein, with protein MLSALGAGGLALGLAGGLAGCASPPAPSDYAAEKPALDLRSYFNGPLTAHGLFTDRAGRVVKRFTVKLVGRWDGPRGVLEEDFVYSDGTTQRRVWRLTDLGQGRWQGEADDVVGQATGQSAGNALNWRYTLALPVDGRIYHVQFDDWMYLMDEHVMLNKAVMSKFGITLGEVTLSFHKP; from the coding sequence ATGCTGTCCGCACTCGGGGCCGGTGGCCTGGCGCTGGGCCTGGCCGGTGGTCTGGCCGGCTGTGCCTCTCCTCCCGCGCCGTCCGACTACGCCGCCGAAAAGCCGGCCCTCGATCTGCGCAGCTACTTCAACGGCCCGCTCACCGCGCACGGTCTCTTCACCGACCGCGCGGGCCGCGTCGTCAAGCGCTTCACGGTGAAGCTGGTCGGCCGCTGGGACGGCCCACGGGGCGTGCTCGAAGAGGACTTCGTCTACAGCGATGGCACCACGCAGCGCCGCGTCTGGCGCCTGACCGACCTGGGGCAGGGCCGCTGGCAGGGCGAGGCCGACGATGTGGTCGGCCAGGCCACGGGGCAGTCGGCCGGCAATGCGCTGAACTGGCGCTACACGCTGGCGCTGCCGGTCGATGGCCGCATCTACCACGTGCAGTTCGACGACTGGATGTACCTCATGGACGAGCACGTGATGCTCAACAAGGCGGTGATGAGCAAGTTCGGCATCACGCTGGGCGAGGTCACGCTGTCCTTCCACAAACCCTGA
- a CDS encoding BTH_I0359 family protein, which yields MHMLYNSDSYAVVQIELPGDAVAPADATATLTRGGFEIVDKFARKEIFIEGALAESFKEGVEALIESAPSVEEFDAYLERYAGMAQQPVVMH from the coding sequence ATGCACATGCTTTACAACTCAGACAGCTACGCCGTCGTGCAGATCGAGCTGCCCGGCGATGCCGTCGCCCCGGCCGATGCGACCGCGACGCTGACCCGCGGTGGCTTCGAAATCGTCGACAAGTTCGCCCGCAAGGAGATCTTCATCGAGGGGGCGCTGGCCGAGTCCTTCAAGGAAGGCGTCGAGGCCCTGATCGAGAGCGCACCCAGCGTCGAGGAATTCGACGCCTATCTGGAGCGCTATGCCGGCATGGCGCAGCAGCCAGTCGTGATGCACTGA
- a CDS encoding SDR family NAD(P)-dependent oxidoreductase produces MALNPPVTDWQGRTVWLVGASSGIGQATAARLHALGARVAVSGRQAAALDAFARAHPGSLALPVDATEPGALQAAHDRLVAWSPSGRLDLVAYCAGHYQPMRAEDFDLDEAVRHLQVNYEGVLRLLAVVLPTLRTQGSGHLSLVASVAGYRGLPKALAYGPTKAALHNLADVLYLDLAPLGIGVSVVNPGFVQTPMTAANDFTMPALLTPAQAAEAIVQGWQRGHYEIHFPRRFTLWLKLMRLLPHAWYFPLVKRGTGV; encoded by the coding sequence ATGGCGCTCAACCCCCCCGTGACCGACTGGCAGGGCCGCACCGTCTGGCTGGTGGGCGCATCCAGCGGCATCGGCCAGGCCACCGCTGCCCGGCTGCATGCGCTCGGCGCGCGGGTGGCCGTGTCGGGCCGTCAGGCGGCGGCGCTCGATGCATTCGCCCGAGCCCACCCGGGCAGCCTGGCCCTGCCGGTGGATGCCACCGAGCCCGGTGCGCTGCAGGCCGCCCACGACCGTCTGGTGGCGTGGTCGCCTTCCGGCCGGCTCGACCTCGTGGCTTACTGCGCTGGCCACTACCAGCCCATGCGTGCGGAGGACTTCGATCTTGACGAGGCCGTGCGCCACCTGCAGGTGAACTACGAGGGGGTGCTGCGCCTGCTCGCAGTGGTGTTGCCCACGCTGCGTACGCAGGGCAGCGGCCACCTCAGCCTCGTGGCCAGCGTGGCAGGCTACCGCGGCCTGCCCAAGGCCCTGGCCTACGGGCCGACCAAGGCCGCGCTGCACAACCTGGCCGATGTGCTCTACCTCGACCTGGCCCCGCTGGGCATTGGCGTGTCCGTCGTCAACCCCGGCTTCGTGCAGACCCCCATGACCGCGGCCAACGACTTCACGATGCCGGCCCTGCTCACGCCGGCGCAGGCCGCCGAGGCCATCGTGCAGGGCTGGCAGCGCGGGCACTATGAGATCCACTTTCCGCGCCGCTTCACCCTGTGGCTCAAGTTGATGCGGCTTCTGCCGCATGCGTGGTATTTCCCGCTTGTCAAGCGGGGCACCGGGGTGTGA
- a CDS encoding MerR family transcriptional regulator yields the protein MNPSLMMSIAAVERDTGLSKDTLRIWERRYGFPNPARDRQGERCYPVEQVERLRLIKRLLDVGHRPGRIVQLPTDDLQTLADRSADAQGLGRMAPASRSRLDTAPTWAPGAIVSMPAHADETWVGPCLALIDQHDHHGLHRHLRHAAASLGLLSFVTAVATPLLALVGDGWLRGRFQIAQEHWVSQLVQQVLQGGLSTLPEPLPQQAPRVLLTTLPGEPHALGMLTVEVALAVWQAQPINLGAQTPLWDLVHACAAHRADVVSLGFSSAAPATLIQDLLPELRAKLPASVAVWVGGRHPLLTRRPVPGVTVLGDLSQLQDTLLRWRQTRSAPGRPVPSHESD from the coding sequence ATGAACCCGTCTCTGATGATGTCGATCGCCGCCGTCGAACGCGACACCGGTCTGAGCAAGGACACCTTGCGGATCTGGGAGCGCCGCTACGGTTTCCCGAATCCGGCGCGCGATCGCCAGGGCGAGCGCTGTTACCCCGTCGAACAGGTGGAGCGCCTGCGCCTGATCAAGCGGCTGCTGGACGTCGGGCACCGCCCGGGCCGCATCGTGCAGTTGCCCACCGACGACCTGCAGACGCTGGCCGATCGCAGCGCCGACGCGCAGGGCCTGGGCCGCATGGCGCCGGCCAGCCGCTCGCGCCTGGACACCGCACCGACCTGGGCGCCCGGTGCCATCGTCAGCATGCCCGCCCATGCCGACGAGACCTGGGTCGGCCCCTGCCTCGCGTTGATCGATCAGCACGATCACCATGGACTGCATCGCCATCTGCGGCATGCGGCGGCTTCGCTGGGTCTGCTGTCCTTCGTCACCGCGGTGGCCACGCCCTTGCTGGCCCTCGTCGGCGATGGCTGGCTGCGCGGGCGCTTCCAGATCGCGCAGGAGCACTGGGTGAGCCAGCTCGTGCAGCAGGTGCTGCAGGGTGGGCTGTCGACCCTGCCCGAGCCCCTGCCCCAGCAGGCGCCGCGCGTGCTGTTGACCACCTTGCCGGGCGAGCCCCATGCGCTGGGGATGCTGACGGTCGAGGTGGCACTGGCCGTCTGGCAGGCGCAGCCCATCAACCTGGGCGCCCAGACCCCGCTGTGGGATCTTGTGCATGCCTGCGCCGCGCACCGCGCGGACGTGGTCTCACTTGGCTTCAGCAGCGCCGCCCCCGCCACACTCATCCAGGACCTGCTGCCCGAACTGCGGGCCAAGCTGCCCGCCTCGGTGGCGGTGTGGGTCGGCGGACGGCACCCCCTGCTCACGCGTCGCCCGGTGCCCGGCGTGACGGTGCTCGGCGACCTGTCACAGCTGCAGGACACCCTGCTGCGCTGGCGCCAGACGCGCTCGGCCCCGGGACGGCCAGTGCCGTCCCACGAGAGCGACTGA